One part of the Janthinobacterium sp. 17J80-10 genome encodes these proteins:
- a CDS encoding YaiO family outer membrane beta-barrel protein translates to MNRFPYLIALAAALATGAVQAAEPAAPNENPVTLRLSGATEHLSNGTPNWHETVAGLSYKFAPRHVVDISAGETHRFGLHDDQFAASYSAPLSSVLTATVDGNVSTTHRVLARHALGAQLQYEFAPAWLLHGGARSTSYDTVTVNQAVFMLEHYFSSFSWILGWRPTRTFDTTAHGIELRGSFYYGDRNAVTLIAAGGKEAASIPAGVALTDVRSVALTGRHWLDRNWAITYGAAHTRQGNLYSRNGINLGVQYAF, encoded by the coding sequence ATGAACCGATTCCCTTACCTGATCGCGCTGGCAGCCGCGCTGGCAACCGGCGCCGTACAGGCGGCGGAGCCTGCAGCCCCAAATGAAAACCCGGTCACGTTGCGCCTCTCCGGCGCGACGGAACATCTCAGCAATGGCACGCCCAACTGGCATGAAACGGTCGCCGGATTGTCCTACAAATTCGCGCCGCGCCATGTCGTCGACATCAGCGCCGGCGAGACGCACCGCTTCGGCCTGCATGACGACCAGTTCGCCGCCAGCTACTCGGCGCCCTTGAGCAGCGTGCTTACCGCCACCGTGGACGGCAACGTCAGCACCACCCATCGTGTCTTGGCACGCCATGCGCTCGGCGCGCAGCTGCAATACGAATTCGCGCCGGCCTGGCTATTGCACGGCGGCGCGCGCAGCACCAGTTACGACACCGTCACCGTCAACCAGGCGGTGTTCATGCTGGAGCACTACTTTTCTTCTTTCAGCTGGATCCTGGGATGGCGGCCCACGCGGACCTTTGACACCACGGCCCACGGCATCGAACTGCGCGGCAGCTTTTATTACGGCGACCGCAATGCCGTTACCCTGATCGCCGCCGGCGGCAAGGAAGCGGCCAGCATTCCCGCTGGCGTCGCCCTGACCGACGTGCGCTCGGTGGCGCTGACCGGCCGGCACTGGCTGGACCGCAACTGGGCGATCACTTATGGTGCCGCCCATACCCGCCAGGGCAATCTCTACTCGCGCAACGGGATCAATCTTGGCGTCCAGTACGCTTTCTGA
- a CDS encoding response regulator translates to MQNNPSSSALSVLVVEDDEHIAQVLKFMLERQGYQVVHAADGRAACAHVESAVDLPALVLLDVMLPYVDGFEIVRVIRSRDAWADVPIVMLTAKTMERDIVRALDAGANDYVVKPFQPNELLARVRRFLRVPS, encoded by the coding sequence ATGCAAAACAATCCATCATCCTCCGCGCTTTCCGTGCTCGTGGTCGAAGACGACGAGCATATTGCGCAGGTCCTCAAGTTCATGCTGGAACGGCAGGGTTACCAGGTCGTGCACGCTGCCGATGGCCGCGCCGCCTGCGCCCATGTCGAATCGGCGGTCGACTTGCCCGCCCTCGTCCTGCTTGACGTGATGCTGCCCTATGTCGATGGTTTCGAAATCGTGCGCGTCATTCGCAGCCGCGACGCCTGGGCCGATGTGCCGATCGTGATGCTGACCGCCAAGACCATGGAGCGCGACATCGTGCGCGCACTGGATGCGGGCGCCAACGATTATGTCGTCAAGCCTTTCCAGCCCAATGAACTGCTGGCGCGCGTGCGCCGCTTCCTGCGCGTTCCGTCATGA
- a CDS encoding polysaccharide deacetylase family protein has product MKLFRPYVLLAVAIATIAGIYLLSTQKTIYRFSEFSGPARSDAIKPMQRARLQDFSGAASSSRLAVLITDPDSDWLGLVHGLRTIGVPFVLTQDYKKALAHNVVLVYPTISGKVLAKDALQALASFPQEGGTLVGFEILGGGVNEVFGIAGSEASRSFKELRISDGEAAAFALPHAEDRRIPLAGKASGTAAYAFLPTTGKVVAEYDDGRAAIVRRDAGKGHAVAIGLDIGAYLAKAYNGRQEFDNHYVNAYTPAADSLLRILRSLYQTFEPLAVALDTVPDGRAASLIITHDVDYTKSIRNAVRYAEYEKASGIKATYFIQTKYVRDWNDDIFFDEHGAALTRTLASLGMEIASHSVSHSRVFSKFPLGDGTERYPAYLPFVKDKYDTKDGTILGELRVSRFLLESVVPGQSVVSFRPGHLEYPFALPQALDATGYRFSSTVTSGIANSHLPFKLNYSREGQAETAVFEFPITIEDELARPMTARLPATIAILDKLRNYGGMCVVLIHPDVFDDKLAFLEALVPKAKAMGAWTGTLAEFGHWWAARDTVNVDVVRDGKRVVFKASAEREFDKIAFLVPAAWRLDASAPGSSSVRQSGNRIVVQKPVRDLHLVFHL; this is encoded by the coding sequence ATGAAATTGTTTCGTCCCTATGTTTTGCTTGCCGTGGCCATCGCGACCATTGCCGGCATTTATCTGCTTTCCACTCAAAAGACGATTTACCGTTTCAGCGAATTTTCCGGGCCTGCGCGCAGCGATGCAATCAAGCCGATGCAACGCGCGCGCCTGCAGGATTTTTCGGGCGCGGCAAGCAGCAGCCGGCTTGCCGTCTTGATTACGGATCCGGATTCCGATTGGCTCGGCCTTGTCCATGGCTTGCGGACAATCGGTGTGCCGTTTGTGCTGACACAGGACTACAAGAAAGCCCTGGCGCACAACGTCGTGCTGGTCTACCCGACGATTTCCGGCAAGGTCCTGGCCAAGGATGCCTTGCAGGCTCTGGCATCCTTCCCGCAGGAAGGCGGTACCCTGGTCGGTTTTGAAATACTCGGGGGCGGCGTCAACGAGGTGTTCGGCATCGCCGGCAGCGAGGCATCGAGAAGCTTCAAAGAACTGCGGATAAGTGACGGCGAGGCAGCGGCATTCGCTTTGCCGCATGCGGAAGATCGCAGGATTCCTCTGGCTGGAAAGGCCAGCGGTACGGCTGCCTATGCATTCTTGCCCACGACCGGCAAGGTTGTCGCTGAATACGACGACGGCCGGGCCGCCATCGTCCGTCGCGATGCAGGCAAGGGGCATGCTGTTGCGATCGGCCTGGATATCGGCGCGTACCTCGCAAAAGCCTACAATGGCAGGCAGGAATTTGACAATCATTACGTCAATGCCTATACCCCGGCAGCCGATTCGCTCCTGCGTATCTTGCGCAGCCTTTATCAAACGTTCGAGCCGCTGGCGGTCGCGCTTGACACGGTGCCGGATGGGCGCGCCGCATCGCTGATCATTACCCATGACGTCGATTATACGAAGTCGATCCGGAATGCCGTTCGCTATGCGGAGTACGAAAAGGCAAGCGGCATAAAAGCCACGTATTTCATCCAGACGAAGTACGTGCGCGACTGGAACGATGATATTTTCTTCGATGAGCATGGCGCGGCGCTTACGCGCACCCTGGCGTCGCTTGGCATGGAAATCGCGAGCCATTCCGTATCCCATTCCCGGGTCTTTTCAAAATTTCCACTTGGCGACGGTACGGAACGCTATCCCGCGTACCTGCCGTTTGTAAAAGACAAGTACGACACCAAGGACGGCACCATCCTCGGTGAACTGCGGGTTAGCCGTTTTTTACTTGAAAGCGTCGTGCCTGGACAGTCCGTTGTGAGTTTTCGCCCGGGACATCTGGAATATCCGTTCGCCCTGCCGCAGGCGCTCGATGCTACCGGTTATCGTTTCAGTTCGACGGTAACCAGTGGCATTGCAAATAGCCACCTTCCTTTCAAGCTGAACTACAGCCGCGAGGGACAGGCCGAAACAGCCGTTTTCGAATTTCCGATCACGATCGAGGACGAACTGGCGCGGCCAATGACTGCGCGGCTGCCTGCGACGATTGCCATCCTGGACAAGCTTCGCAATTACGGCGGCATGTGCGTGGTGCTCATTCACCCCGATGTGTTTGATGACAAACTTGCTTTTCTTGAAGCCCTGGTGCCGAAAGCAAAAGCAATGGGTGCCTGGACCGGCACGCTCGCGGAATTCGGCCATTGGTGGGCGGCGCGCGATACGGTCAACGTGGATGTGGTCCGCGACGGCAAACGTGTCGTTTTCAAGGCGAGCGCAGAACGTGAGTTCGATAAAATCGCATTCCTTGTGCCGGCCGCATGGCGGCTCGATGCGAGCGCCCCGGGCAGTAGCAGCGTGCGTCAATCCGGTAACAGGATCGTGGTGCAAAAACCAGTGCGGGACTTGCATCTGGTTTTCCATCTGTAA
- a CDS encoding MFS transporter, with translation MYHTESGLNPALRSPVLGAASRSRIGAGVYFLGLTSLLTDISAEMVASILPLYLFTVLRLSPFEFGLIDGLYNGSAAIARLASAYWADRRGRHKALAFLGYLLSALAKFALLFAGIAGFVSVAAVLLADRIGKGIRTSPRDALIASHANADTIGAAFGVHRAMDAVGAIIGPLLATGLLLWLPRRFDIVFLGSLSFAVLGLLVFGLCVQAGRDGSRAAPGEREPVSLAAMLGAMRAPRFMLLVTAASLLSLFTLSDNMIYLGLQRQLDFDASYLPLLFVATACVFMCLAIPLGRLADRYGHVQVFLAGYLMLGLVYCLYAALPAGGSIKLVVCIVLLGAYYAATDGILAALAVKQLPAEMHATGIACIGTLTSLARMGSSILFGWGWENLGQEQAVGWFGIAMLAMLCLTVLVARKLGQGASAA, from the coding sequence ATGTACCATACCGAAAGCGGCCTCAATCCGGCGCTGCGCAGCCCGGTCCTCGGCGCAGCCAGCCGCAGCCGGATCGGCGCAGGCGTCTATTTTCTCGGCTTGACCAGTCTCCTGACGGATATTTCGGCGGAAATGGTTGCCAGCATCCTGCCGCTCTACCTGTTTACCGTCCTGCGGCTGTCGCCCTTTGAATTCGGCTTGATCGACGGCCTCTACAACGGCAGCGCCGCCATCGCCAGGCTGGCATCGGCCTATTGGGCCGACCGGCGCGGCAGGCACAAGGCACTGGCCTTCCTCGGTTACCTGCTGTCGGCGCTGGCCAAATTTGCGCTGCTATTCGCCGGCATCGCCGGTTTTGTGTCGGTCGCAGCCGTCCTGCTGGCCGACCGCATCGGCAAGGGCATCCGTACTTCCCCCCGCGACGCGCTGATCGCCAGCCATGCGAATGCCGACACCATCGGTGCGGCGTTTGGCGTGCATCGCGCCATGGATGCCGTGGGGGCAATCATCGGCCCCTTGCTGGCGACCGGGCTGCTGCTATGGCTGCCGCGGCGCTTCGATATCGTATTTTTGGGCAGCCTGAGTTTTGCCGTGCTCGGCTTGCTGGTGTTCGGCTTGTGCGTCCAGGCAGGCAGGGACGGCAGCCGCGCGGCGCCGGGCGAGCGCGAACCGGTCAGCCTGGCGGCGATGCTGGGCGCCATGCGCGCGCCGCGCTTCATGCTGCTGGTGACGGCTGCCAGCCTGCTGTCGCTGTTTACCCTGAGCGACAACATGATTTATCTCGGCTTGCAGCGACAACTCGATTTTGATGCTAGCTATCTGCCGCTGCTGTTCGTCGCCACCGCCTGCGTCTTCATGTGCCTGGCAATCCCGCTGGGGCGGCTGGCCGACCGCTACGGCCATGTGCAGGTTTTTCTGGCGGGCTACCTCATGCTGGGGCTGGTGTATTGCCTGTACGCGGCGCTGCCGGCGGGCGGCAGCATCAAGCTGGTCGTGTGCATCGTGCTGCTGGGCGCCTACTATGCCGCCACCGATGGCATCCTGGCAGCACTGGCGGTAAAGCAGCTGCCCGCCGAAATGCATGCCACCGGCATTGCCTGCATCGGTACCCTGACCAGCCTGGCCCGCATGGGCTCGTCGATCCTGTTTGGCTGGGGCTGGGAAAACCTGGGACAGGAACAGGCAGTCGGCTGGTTCGGCATTGCCATGCTGGCGATGCTTTGCCTGACGGTGCTGGTGGCCCGCAAGCTCGGGCAGGGCGCAAGCGCCGCATGA
- the imuA gene encoding translesion DNA synthesis-associated protein ImuA has product MSLCAAGPAAQDFISAASLSHAVWRATQMATHRADAVASGHAALDPELPDGGWPKSALIELLPQQCGIGEMRLLRPALASIAQSRRIALVQPPHAPQIAAWAGWGLPAERLLWVKADRSADALWSVEQILRNGSCGALVFWQTHIRPEALRRLHLAAQAGDAVFWLLRPLAGAQDASPAPLRLALRPARAGIDIHIIKRRGPVREDSLFIPLALPAATIPFNPSSVRSSHHAPVDRHAPAAIASRNPASALV; this is encoded by the coding sequence ATGTCACTCTGCGCAGCAGGTCCTGCCGCACAAGACTTCATATCCGCCGCATCCTTGTCGCATGCCGTCTGGCGCGCCACGCAAATGGCGACGCACCGTGCCGACGCCGTGGCCAGCGGCCATGCCGCGCTGGACCCCGAGTTGCCTGACGGCGGCTGGCCGAAGTCCGCCCTGATCGAATTGCTGCCGCAGCAGTGCGGCATCGGCGAAATGCGCCTGCTGCGCCCGGCCCTGGCGTCGATCGCGCAAAGCCGCCGCATCGCGCTGGTGCAGCCGCCGCATGCGCCGCAGATCGCCGCCTGGGCAGGCTGGGGCTTGCCGGCTGAGCGGCTGCTGTGGGTGAAGGCCGACCGCAGCGCCGATGCCTTGTGGAGCGTCGAACAAATCCTGCGCAACGGCAGTTGCGGCGCGCTGGTGTTCTGGCAAACGCACATCCGCCCGGAAGCGTTGCGCCGCCTGCATCTGGCGGCACAGGCCGGCGATGCCGTGTTCTGGCTGCTGCGCCCGCTGGCTGGCGCGCAGGATGCCTCGCCCGCGCCATTGCGGCTGGCGTTGCGGCCTGCGCGCGCCGGCATCGACATCCATATCATCAAGCGCCGTGGCCCGGTGCGCGAAGACAGCCTGTTCATCCCGCTTGCGCTGCCTGCTGCGACCATTCCATTCAACCCTTCATCCGTGCGGTCGAGCCATCATGCGCCTGTGGATCGGCATGCACCTGCCGCTATTGCCTCTCGAAACCCTGCGTCCGCGCTGGTCTGA
- a CDS encoding DNA polymerase Y family protein, whose translation MRLWIGMHLPLLPLETLRPRWSEPGMHAVLERDRVLAATPEALAAGVRLGMRRGGVLAIAPGTNLLERTPCGEQEALQGMALALLQYTPHLALADDAGLLLEVGASLRLFGGPRAICRRARDTVAALGFTPHIAMAPTAHGAWLLARAGAHHGQGRAGLSLKSALKMASLCRTLNAVPFDLLPAAQAHAQLLAGIGCATLGDLRKLPRAGLQRRCGKQVLEELDQAYGDAAELFEWIEAPPAFSRRLELPDRIEHAEGLLFGARRLLAEMTGWLVARHLAITRFTFLIEHERGRAAVAPTPLEILLAEAAWREEHLLKLLKEKMARLVLAAPAIAMRLEATQLSPLAPPSDSLFPEPGGTPADYRRLLELLAARLGEDAVLAPAPVADYRPEVGNAWQSAARGVLRQRKPAESAPDAERPFWLMAAPVALLVREHRPFYGSPLTLLAGPERIECGWWDSALAVRDYYIAMDAEAACYWIYRERFDLEERWFLHGLFA comes from the coding sequence ATGCGCCTGTGGATCGGCATGCACCTGCCGCTATTGCCTCTCGAAACCCTGCGTCCGCGCTGGTCTGAGCCGGGCATGCATGCCGTGCTGGAGCGCGACCGCGTGCTGGCGGCAACGCCCGAAGCCCTGGCGGCGGGTGTGCGTCTGGGCATGCGCCGCGGCGGCGTGCTAGCGATTGCCCCCGGCACAAACCTGCTCGAACGCACTCCCTGCGGCGAGCAGGAAGCCTTGCAAGGCATGGCCCTGGCGCTGCTGCAATACACCCCGCACCTGGCGCTGGCGGACGATGCCGGCCTGCTGCTGGAGGTGGGCGCCAGCCTGCGCCTGTTCGGCGGGCCGCGCGCGATCTGCCGGCGCGCGCGCGATACCGTGGCGGCGCTGGGTTTTACGCCGCACATCGCCATGGCGCCTACTGCCCATGGCGCCTGGCTGCTGGCGCGCGCCGGCGCCCATCACGGCCAGGGCAGGGCGGGCCTGTCCTTGAAAAGTGCCTTGAAAATGGCCAGCCTGTGCCGCACCCTAAATGCCGTGCCGTTCGACCTTTTGCCGGCAGCGCAGGCGCATGCGCAACTGCTGGCCGGCATCGGCTGCGCCACGCTGGGCGACTTGCGCAAGCTGCCGCGCGCGGGCCTGCAGCGGCGTTGCGGCAAGCAGGTTCTGGAGGAACTCGACCAGGCTTATGGCGATGCCGCCGAGCTGTTCGAGTGGATCGAAGCGCCGCCGGCTTTTTCAAGAAGGCTGGAGCTGCCGGACCGTATCGAGCATGCCGAAGGCTTGCTGTTCGGCGCGCGCCGCCTGCTGGCCGAAATGACCGGCTGGCTGGTGGCGCGGCATCTGGCGATCACGCGCTTCACCTTCCTGATCGAACATGAGCGCGGCCGCGCAGCCGTTGCGCCCACGCCGCTTGAAATCCTCCTGGCTGAAGCCGCCTGGCGCGAAGAGCACCTGCTGAAACTGCTGAAGGAAAAGATGGCGCGCCTGGTGCTGGCCGCGCCCGCCATCGCCATGCGCCTGGAAGCAACGCAACTGTCGCCCCTGGCGCCGCCGAGCGATTCGCTGTTTCCAGAGCCTGGCGGCACGCCTGCCGATTACCGCCGCCTGCTGGAATTGCTGGCTGCCCGGCTGGGCGAGGATGCGGTGCTGGCGCCGGCGCCCGTGGCCGACTACCGGCCGGAAGTCGGCAATGCCTGGCAAAGCGCGGCCCGAGGGGTGCTGCGGCAGCGCAAGCCTGCGGAAAGCGCGCCGGATGCCGAGCGGCCCTTCTGGCTGATGGCGGCACCGGTGGCCTTGCTGGTGCGCGAGCACCGGCCTTTCTATGGCTCGCCGCTGACGCTCTTGGCCGGGCCGGAGCGCATCGAATGCGGCTGGTGGGACAGTGCCCTGGCCGTGCGCGACTATTACATCGCCATGGATGCCGAGGCTGCCTGCTACTGGATCTATCGCGAGCGCTTCGACCTCGAGGAACGCTGGTTCCTGCACGGCCTGTTTGCCTGA